The following are from one region of the Mangifera indica cultivar Alphonso chromosome 14, CATAS_Mindica_2.1, whole genome shotgun sequence genome:
- the LOC123196370 gene encoding uncharacterized protein LOC123196370 has translation MVVTLGPGKFYGSSLPRPRIYANTKLNPERVDPPVPVMDPLLSWANDAHWSMGGLSFKRLRLQGRIEGSVTKLRKEREKMAKSQTKYCLNNSGTNNKKRSASVSPPPDPVALKKRRFLALSDEEEGEEVHKVVEKEKGSYRRKLIKDFDRVAGITDSAGTKTSSKVKSEIRTSPRLIKGGLK, from the coding sequence ATGGTAGTAACTTTGGGGCCTGGTAAGTTCTATGGCAGTAGCCTCCCACGGCCTCGCATCTACGCCAACACTAAGCTCAATCCGGAACGGGTAGACCCACCGGTTCCTGTCATGGACCCGCTTCTCTCCTGGGCCAACGATGCCCATTGGTCCATGGGTGGTCTCAGCTTCAAACGCCTCCGCCTTCAAGGTCGGATCGAGGGCTCCGTCACTAAACTCCGCAAAGAGCGCGAAAAGATGGCAAAATCACAAACCAAATATTGTTTAAACAACTCAGGTACTAATAACAAGAAACGGAGCGCCTCAGTTTCACCTCCTCCAGATCCTGTGGCTCTAAAAAAGAGGAGATTCTTGGCTTTGAGTGATgaagaggaaggagaagaagTGCATAAAGTTGTAGAGAAAGAGAAGGGAAGTTACAGGAGGAAGctgataaaagattttgatagaGTGGCGGGGATTACGGATTCGGCCGGAACGAAGACGAGCAGTAAAGTAAAGAGCGAGATTAGAACTTCCCCAAGATTGATTAAGGGTGGATTGAAATAG
- the LOC123196372 gene encoding putative ubiquitin-conjugating enzyme E2 38, translated as MDLELEQTSISKELNQNEVDMCDVEFGRDEDLLEVLIGNGKVEIDSKGKTKICSDEKWQYQDKDASTSDPGKTSTSGPINSNNLNSFNYEQSCNDNDDDFDVYGDDISDYDDNDDFLYEDEDDYITMLSQFDNVDLPPGVEAALPWLKDLAPSERIKPSATTLSSVPDLSESKRNSTILDSTESKMKTTISDLDENKSKLASSSSSTDPEEVSSNEKEESGHMPKLHFKQFDTVVDFSDHHYSRMGFLGDQQPPKNWAKKIQDEWKILEKNLPDTIFVRVYESRMELLRALMVGPSGTPYHDGLFVFDCLFPPSYPNEPPMVYYYSGGLRLNPNLYECGKVCLSLLGTWTGKSTEMWSKENSTMLQVLVSIQALILNAQPFFNEPGYEKSYVGVEGERKSRAYNEETFILSLKTMLYTLRRPPQHFEDLVTHHFRNHAHDILVACKAYMEGAIVGTVVVKDGVIEGGKIEKGSSSHFKTKVGQMMNILITNFTKIGCTNCEQFRTSVNRP; from the exons ATGGATCTTGAACTAGAGCAAACTTCGATCTCCAAGGAACTAAACCAAAACGAG GTTGATATGTGTGATGTGGAATTCGGAAGAGATGAAGATTTACTTGAAGTTTTGATAGGTAATGGGAAAGTTGAGATCGATAGCaagggaaaaacaaaaatatgttcTGATGAGAAATGGCAATACCAAGATAAG GATGCATCAACCAGTGATCCTGGGAAGACTTCCACTTCTGGACCAATCAATTCAAACAATCTAAATAGTTTTAATTATGAGCAGTCAtgtaatgataatgatgatgactTCGATGTATATGGTGATGACATTTCCGATTATGATGACAATGATGATTTCTtatatgaagatgaagatgattatATAACCATGCTATCCCAATTTGATAATGTCGATCTTCCTCCTGGGGTAGAGGCCGCACTTCCTTGGTTGAAAGACCTTGCTCCATCTGAACGTATAAAACCATCTGCCACTACTCTTTCATCTGTTCCAGACCTTTCTGAGAGCAAGAGGAATTCAACTATTCTTGACTCGACTGAAAGCAAAATGAAGACAACTATTTCTGACCTTGATGAAAACAAGAGTAAGCTGGCTTCTTCTAGCAGTTCAACAGACCCAGAAGAGGTAAGTTCTAATGAGAAGGAAGAAAGTGGACATATgccaaaattacattttaagcAATTTGACACAGTGGTTGATTTTTCCGACCATCACTACAGCCGCATGGGCTTTTTGGGGGATCAGCAG CCACCAAAAAATTGGGCAAAGAAAATCCAGGATGAATGGAAAATTCTGGAGAAGAACTTACCTG ATACAATTTTCGTTAGAGTTTATGAATCAAGGATGGAACTTTTAAGGGCTCTCATGGTAGGACCTTCTGGCACACCATATCATGATGGCCTTTTTGTCTTTGATTGTCTTTTCCCCCCTAGTTATCCAAATGAACCACCG ATGGTTTATTACTATTCAGGTGGCCTTCGATTGAATCCTAATCTATATGAATGTGGAAAAGTATGCCTTAGTCTTTTGGGTACCTGGACTGGTAAATCAACCGAGATGTGGAGTAAAGAAAACTCAACCATGCTACAGGTTCTGGTCTCCATACAAGCTCTGATTCTGAATGCACAGCCATTTTTTAATGAACCTGGGTATGAAAAATCATATGTTGGAGTAGAGGGCGAAAGGAAGTCCAGAGCTTACAATGAGGAAACATTTATTTTATCCTTGAAGACAATGTTGTACACGCTAAGAAGACCACCGCAG CACTTTGAGGATTTGGTCACTCATCATTTTCGCAATCATGCTCATGATATTCTGGTAGCTTGTAAAGCTTATATGGAAGGAGCTATTGTAGGAACTGTGGTGGTCAAAGACGGAGTCATAGAAGGTGGTAAAATTGAGAAGGGTAGCTCAAGCCACTTTAAAACCAAAGTAGGTCAGATGATGAATATTCTTATTACTAACTTCACCAAAATCGGATGCACAAATTGTGAACAGTTTCGGACTTCAGTCAATAGACCATAA
- the LOC123196391 gene encoding uncharacterized protein LOC123196391 — protein sequence MKNMKGDVVLNLPAETAWEMFRDNQIISKINPDMLAHAEYIQGDGSPGSLRLFKLGPAVQSYVKESTQKIEKVEIGRSVTYRVVEGELKSMYDPYRVTFSFTPVAGKEKEMCKAEWKVEFEPVAPATPPPDKAREAALGFLKSFDKFQLSLSY from the exons ATGAAGAACATGAAAGGAGATGTAGTGCTGAATCTACCCGCTGAAACAGCGTGGGAGATGTTTAGAGATAATCAAATCATAAGCAAAATCAACCCTGACATGCTTGCTCATGCTGAATATATACAAGGAGATGGCAGCCCCGGAAGCCTCAGGCTTTTCAAGCTTGGCCCTG CTGTGCAGAGCTACGTGAAAGAATCAACCCAGAAAATAGAGAAGGTGGAGATTGGAAGATCAGTGACATATCGTGTAGTAGAAGGGGAGTTGAAGAGTATGTACGACCCATACAGGGTAACTTTCTCCTTCACTCCAGTGGCAGGAAAGGAAAAGGAGATGTGTAAAGCTGAATGGAAAGTTGAATTTGAGCCAGTGGCACCAGCAACACCTCCACCAGACAAAGCTAGGGAAGCCGCCCTTGGATTTCTCAAGTCCTTCGACAAGTTTCAGCTAAGCCTAAGCTACTAA